The following proteins are co-located in the Castanea sativa cultivar Marrone di Chiusa Pesio chromosome 8, ASM4071231v1 genome:
- the LOC142607718 gene encoding serine/threonine-protein kinase Nek6 isoform X2, translating into MEMKKAQTTSKMDDYEVLEQIGRGTFGAAYLVLHKIERKKYVLKKIRLAKQTEKFKRTAHQEMEMISKLNNPYIVEYKDAWVEKECYACIVTSYCEGGDMAEMIKKARGTCLPEETLCKWLTQLLVAVNYLHSNRVIHRDLKCSNIFLTKNKDIRLGDFGLAKLLDKDDLASSVVGTPIYMCPELLADIPYGYKSDIWSLGCCMFEIAAHQPAFKAPDMAGLINKIKRSIMSPLPIVYSSTLKQLIKSMLRKNPEHRPTAAELLRHPHLQPYLAQCHNISPVFLPVKSELSSQIRPKGTQMSNKFSTGKDTQGRKAKSPLSVQVGNAHPFSNAPAYETHTSGFVEPEVETRIVETTSCSEITSKAEKGFGVISNSVEQIGNDSSETAWMQMATDYPENRKQELASKHSQTMQEEQLVVIKADTVGGSGSDKHHKKMATSTYAYQAASGGLTGSESKKINKYDSGVVPGLHTTINPNSYLIDALEGNASLVSKVAVPCENEFDVNDKSLISCKQTVKEDTYESNKDASDISSMSMLTLVHGDETRIELNPQSHQRAEALESLLEICSNLLKQEKFDELAGLLRPFGEEFVSSRETAIWLTQSLMNLRKTGNGA; encoded by the exons ATGGAGATGAAGAAAGCGCAAACAACATCAAAGATGGACGATTATGAAGTTTTAGAGCAGATTGGGAGAGGAACATTTGGAGCTGCATATCTAGTCCTTCacaaaattgagagaaagaa GTATGTCTTAAAGAAGATTCGTCTGGCTAAACAAACAGAGAAATTCAAGCGTACAGCACATCAAGAG ATGGAGATGATATCAAAGCTAAATAACCCATATATTGTGGAGTACAAAGATGCATGGGTGGAAAAG GAATGCTATGCGTGCATTGTGACAAGTTACTGTGAGGGAGGAGATAT GGCTGAGATGATAAAAAAAGCTAGGGGAACATGTCTTCCTGAAGAG ACGCTCTGTAAATGGCTGACCCAGCTGTTGGTAGCGGTGAACTACCTCCACTCCAATCGTGTTATTCATAGGGATTTAAAG TGCTCCAACATATTCCttacaaaaaacaaagacatcAGGCTAG GTGACTTTGGACTTGCAAAACTGCTTGACAAAGATGACCTTGCTTCCTCG GTTGTTGGAACTCCCATCTACATGTGTCCAGAGCTTCTTGCAGATATACCCTACGGATACAAATCGGATATATGGTCATTAG GTTGCTGCATGTTTGAGATAGCTGCACATCAACCTGCTTTTAAAGCTCCT GATATGGCTGGActtattaacaaaataaaacgATCAATTATGTCACCACTTCCAATCGTGTATTCTTCTACATT GAAACAATTAATCAAGAGCATGCTAAGAAAGAACCCAGAACACAGACCAACA GCAGCAGAGCTGTTGAGGCATCCCCATCTACAACCATACCTTGCTCAATGCCACAATATATCTCCTGTTTTTCTACCAGTGAAGTCTGAACTCAGCagccaaattagaccaaaaggAACCCAAATGTCTAACAAATTTAGTACTGGAAAAGACACCCAGGGTAGAAAAGCAAAGTCACCATTAAGTGTTCAGGTAGGAAATGCACATCCATTCAGTAATGCACCAGCATATGAAACCCACACCTCTGGCTTTGTTGAACCTGAAGTTGAGACAAGAATAGTTGAGACTACTAGCTGTTCTGAGATAACATCCAAAGCAGAAAAGGGTTTTGGAGTTATCTCCAATTCTGTTGAACAAATTGGAAATGACAGCTCAGAAACTGCCTGGATGCAAATGGCTACAGATTATCCAGAAAACAGGAAACAAGAGTTGGCCTCAAAGCACTCACAGACGATGCAGGAGGAACAGCTAGTTGTCATAAAAGCTGATACAGTGGGTGGTAGTGGTAGTGATAAACATCATAAGAAAATGGCAACATCAACATATGCATATCAAGCTGCCAGTGGTGGCCTTACAGGTTcagaatcaaagaaaattaacaaatatgATAGTGGTGTGGTGCCAGGTTTACATACTACAATAAATCCAAATTCATATTTGATAGATGCTCTCGAGGGAAATGCATCTTTAGTGAGTAAAGTCGCAGTTCCATGTGAGAATGAATTTGATGTAAATGACAAAAGCCTTATCTCTTGCAAGCAAACAGTGAAAGAGGATACATACGAATCAAATAAAGATGCTAGTGACATCTCATCAATGAGTATGCTGACTTTGGTTCATGGTGATGAAACAAGGATTGAGTTGAATCCACAAAGCCATCAAAGAGCGGAAGCTCTGGAATCACTACTAGAGATTTGTTCAAATTTACTCAAGCAGGAAAAATTTGACGAACTTGCAGGTCTGTTAAGACCATTTGGTGAAGAATTTGTGTCGTCAAGAGAAACAGCAATTTGGTTGACACAGAGCCTAATGAATCTTCGCAAAACTGGCAATGGAGCCTAG
- the LOC142607718 gene encoding serine/threonine-protein kinase Nek6 isoform X1: MEMKKAQTTSKMDDYEVLEQIGRGTFGAAYLVLHKIERKKYVLKKIRLAKQTEKFKRTAHQEMEMISKLNNPYIVEYKDAWVEKLQECYACIVTSYCEGGDMAEMIKKARGTCLPEETLCKWLTQLLVAVNYLHSNRVIHRDLKCSNIFLTKNKDIRLGDFGLAKLLDKDDLASSVVGTPIYMCPELLADIPYGYKSDIWSLGCCMFEIAAHQPAFKAPDMAGLINKIKRSIMSPLPIVYSSTLKQLIKSMLRKNPEHRPTAAELLRHPHLQPYLAQCHNISPVFLPVKSELSSQIRPKGTQMSNKFSTGKDTQGRKAKSPLSVQVGNAHPFSNAPAYETHTSGFVEPEVETRIVETTSCSEITSKAEKGFGVISNSVEQIGNDSSETAWMQMATDYPENRKQELASKHSQTMQEEQLVVIKADTVGGSGSDKHHKKMATSTYAYQAASGGLTGSESKKINKYDSGVVPGLHTTINPNSYLIDALEGNASLVSKVAVPCENEFDVNDKSLISCKQTVKEDTYESNKDASDISSMSMLTLVHGDETRIELNPQSHQRAEALESLLEICSNLLKQEKFDELAGLLRPFGEEFVSSRETAIWLTQSLMNLRKTGNGA, encoded by the exons ATGGAGATGAAGAAAGCGCAAACAACATCAAAGATGGACGATTATGAAGTTTTAGAGCAGATTGGGAGAGGAACATTTGGAGCTGCATATCTAGTCCTTCacaaaattgagagaaagaa GTATGTCTTAAAGAAGATTCGTCTGGCTAAACAAACAGAGAAATTCAAGCGTACAGCACATCAAGAG ATGGAGATGATATCAAAGCTAAATAACCCATATATTGTGGAGTACAAAGATGCATGGGTGGAAAAG TTACAGGAATGCTATGCGTGCATTGTGACAAGTTACTGTGAGGGAGGAGATAT GGCTGAGATGATAAAAAAAGCTAGGGGAACATGTCTTCCTGAAGAG ACGCTCTGTAAATGGCTGACCCAGCTGTTGGTAGCGGTGAACTACCTCCACTCCAATCGTGTTATTCATAGGGATTTAAAG TGCTCCAACATATTCCttacaaaaaacaaagacatcAGGCTAG GTGACTTTGGACTTGCAAAACTGCTTGACAAAGATGACCTTGCTTCCTCG GTTGTTGGAACTCCCATCTACATGTGTCCAGAGCTTCTTGCAGATATACCCTACGGATACAAATCGGATATATGGTCATTAG GTTGCTGCATGTTTGAGATAGCTGCACATCAACCTGCTTTTAAAGCTCCT GATATGGCTGGActtattaacaaaataaaacgATCAATTATGTCACCACTTCCAATCGTGTATTCTTCTACATT GAAACAATTAATCAAGAGCATGCTAAGAAAGAACCCAGAACACAGACCAACA GCAGCAGAGCTGTTGAGGCATCCCCATCTACAACCATACCTTGCTCAATGCCACAATATATCTCCTGTTTTTCTACCAGTGAAGTCTGAACTCAGCagccaaattagaccaaaaggAACCCAAATGTCTAACAAATTTAGTACTGGAAAAGACACCCAGGGTAGAAAAGCAAAGTCACCATTAAGTGTTCAGGTAGGAAATGCACATCCATTCAGTAATGCACCAGCATATGAAACCCACACCTCTGGCTTTGTTGAACCTGAAGTTGAGACAAGAATAGTTGAGACTACTAGCTGTTCTGAGATAACATCCAAAGCAGAAAAGGGTTTTGGAGTTATCTCCAATTCTGTTGAACAAATTGGAAATGACAGCTCAGAAACTGCCTGGATGCAAATGGCTACAGATTATCCAGAAAACAGGAAACAAGAGTTGGCCTCAAAGCACTCACAGACGATGCAGGAGGAACAGCTAGTTGTCATAAAAGCTGATACAGTGGGTGGTAGTGGTAGTGATAAACATCATAAGAAAATGGCAACATCAACATATGCATATCAAGCTGCCAGTGGTGGCCTTACAGGTTcagaatcaaagaaaattaacaaatatgATAGTGGTGTGGTGCCAGGTTTACATACTACAATAAATCCAAATTCATATTTGATAGATGCTCTCGAGGGAAATGCATCTTTAGTGAGTAAAGTCGCAGTTCCATGTGAGAATGAATTTGATGTAAATGACAAAAGCCTTATCTCTTGCAAGCAAACAGTGAAAGAGGATACATACGAATCAAATAAAGATGCTAGTGACATCTCATCAATGAGTATGCTGACTTTGGTTCATGGTGATGAAACAAGGATTGAGTTGAATCCACAAAGCCATCAAAGAGCGGAAGCTCTGGAATCACTACTAGAGATTTGTTCAAATTTACTCAAGCAGGAAAAATTTGACGAACTTGCAGGTCTGTTAAGACCATTTGGTGAAGAATTTGTGTCGTCAAGAGAAACAGCAATTTGGTTGACACAGAGCCTAATGAATCTTCGCAAAACTGGCAATGGAGCCTAG